Proteins from a single region of Hordeum vulgare subsp. vulgare chromosome 6H, MorexV3_pseudomolecules_assembly, whole genome shotgun sequence:
- the LOC123405792 gene encoding uncharacterized protein LOC123405792: MANTSLPCLVFEYGDERPTTLYGAADGAHRPCEIDVLLTKQNWVTAHGWVLARDPDTSATFLWDPQDPEHGRVVLPSLPQAPPLGSDCVLSGDPTSPDGCTVVLPEPYDSTALWYCHAGSASPEWVRYEYDLGGKLVVIGKHRSWLKRCVFGLTPYRGRFYFPIQTNKYGVLEFSPEPALSTVKTKGIKLTYPPSGEKCVHAWSSLLDLDGELHKVSISFADLEMRTVNDVAVYKMGFDGSRCVRVDDIGDRAILLSSRSNMAGWCPASKFGLLSNSLYWMSGFDKCLHVYDIGTNTEEVRQCQDIAEQSSLPFWLVPVHRA, translated from the coding sequence ATGGCGAACACGTCGCTGCCGTGCCTCGTCTTCGAGTACGGCGACGAGCGGCCGACGACGCTGTACGGCGCCGCCGACGGCGCACACCGCCCGTGCGAGATCGACGTGCTGCTAACCAAGCAGAACTGGGTCACCGCGCACGGCTGGGTGCTCGCCCGTGACCCGGATACCTCGGCTACCTTCCTGTGGGACCCGCAGGATCCGGAGCACGGCCGCGTCGTGCTGCCGTCGTTGCCGCAAGCTCCGCCGCTGGGCTCCGACTGCGTGCTGTCCGGCGATCCCACCAGCCCGGACGGCTGCACCGTGGTCCTACCCGAGCCATACGACAGCACCGCCCTATGGTACTGCCACGCCGGTTCGGCCTCGCCGGAGTGGGTGAGGTACGAGTATGATCTCGGAGGCAAGCTCGTGGTGATCGGAAAACACCGGAGCTGGCTAAAGAGGTGCGTCTTCGGTCTAACGCCATATCGCGGAAGGTTTTACTTCCCAATCCAGACGAACAAGTACGGCGTGCTTGAGTTCTCGCCGGAGCCGGCGTTAAGCACCGTGAAAACCAAGGGGATCAAGCTCACCTACCCTCCGAGCGGGGAGAAGTGTGTGCATGCGTGGTCCTCCCTCTTGGATCTGGACGGCGAGCTTCATAAGGTATCGATTTCCTTTGCGGACCTTGAAATGCGGACGGTCAATGATGTAGCTGTCTACAAGATGGGTTTTGACGGATCAAGATGTGTCAGGGTGGACGATATCGGCGATCGGGCCATACTTTTGAGCTCGAGAAGCAACATGGCGGGATGGTGTCCGGCCAGCAAGTTCGGGTTGCTTTCCAACAGCTTGTATTGGATGAGTGGGTTCGACAAGTGTCTCCACGTGTACGACATTGGAACGAACACTGAGGAGGTGCGGCAGTGCCAAGATATCGCGGAGCAATCGAGCTTGCCGTTTTGGTTGGTTCCTGTTCATCGTGCATGA